A region of the Candidatus Bathyarchaeum sp. genome:
TATGACCTAAATCTACAGCTGCTGCCTCGTTTCCTGCTCCAAAGCCGTGCTGGTGAGTTCCGTGGCTGTGAGCCAAATCTACTGCTGCTTGTTCAGCTCCTGCTCCAAAGCCGTGCTGGTGGTTCCCGTGGCTGTGGGCGAGGTCTACTGCAGCTACGCCGTCAAATCCGTGTTTGTGGGCTCCGGTGGCGTTGTCGATTCCCATGGTCCAGTTTACTGTTGCCAAGGCTTGGCCGATTTTGTGTTTGTGGTCTGCAGGTAACACTGTTGCTTTTACAGTGAAACTAGATGTAGATTTAGAAGTAACATCAAAGCGTACTCCCCGTCCACTGGAATCCCGAGATTGAACAAACACCAAAGGCGCAGAATCAAAGGACTCACCAAAATTCACAGTGCAATCACCATTCGCGTCAGTTGTGTTGTTGCCTTTTTGGGTTCCAGTTGAAATTGTTCCGGTTACTTCTAAGTCACCTTCAACTATTGTTGTGTTTGTGTCACTACTACCGAGGTACAAATCTCCGCTTCTAGACGACAAATATGTGTTTGTTCCATTATGACCAAGAAATATTCGTTCTGCATCATCTGTTCTAAATTCTAAAACAGGATTGTCAGCAACAGGATTTATTTGAATTTTATCTGCAAACGCATTTGAGCATTTAATGTTTGCAAGTACCTGATCAAGGCCAACTAGTCCAAATATGTGTAGAGTATCGAAACCAGAAGGATAGTCCTGTAATACAATTTTTGGTGGTTCCATACCGTGTTGCAATCCATGACCAAAGAAAACTGCTCCTTGGTTAACACCAACTTGTCCACCCACAGACAGATCCTTCTGAATAATCGTTCCACGGTCGAAAACAAATAATGGTTCTCGGTTTGGATAGTCTTCAGTAACGGTAATTGCAAACATTTTTCCGGCACTTGATAAATTGTCATTTAACACAAGAGCAGGTGTTTCAGTTCCTGATTCAGTGAAACCAGTTGGAACCCAGTGAGAAATGCAAGCATTGTCTGCTATGGTATAGTTACTAGTTAGATTTGAAGAGAAATAGATCGTGTCATTTGATACTCCAGTTACAACTAATTGTTTGTCAAAATTGTTATATCCATTCTCATCTGATACAGCAACCATATCGTCAACCTGAAATAGTGAAGCATTAGCTAGACTCACTTTTACATAATTTTGACCGTTTGCTGCATTTTCAGTTAAAGAACCTACATCCCATCCAAACGTTGCATTCATTATGTCCATTACAGCATAATTCTGAGCATCAGCTGAGATTATTACGGGTCCGTCTGTGTCAATTGAGTCTGCAGTAAAACCAGAACAGACAAACTCATTTGGGGTTTTTAGAGTATTTGGTGCATCTCGATACAAAGTAACGTCAGAGTAAAACTGTAATTTACCTAGATTTAGTTTGACATAATCATCATCGGGGTCCAAATCGATTAGTTGATGCCATGAAGAGCCATCGTAGTAAGTAAAAACCAGATTGTCTGGAGTACTATAACCTGATCCTCTTTTTAGGATCGTCCAATATGCTGATTGTTCGTCTTCTTCAAATTTTACTACTCCACAGTCAGCTACATCCCCAGTGCCACCATCATTAATGTATACATCTTCAAATTCACCAATTGTCATTTTCTCACCACACTAATCAAAATTCACTGTTGTTTCGGTTTTTTGAACTTTAGGCGTATCATTAAACAAATTATTTTTGTGATGATAGCCACAGTTGACAAATGAAAAAATTCACGCATAGAAGGCTTTTTACCTCCAGTGATCTTCCATGTTGCTAACACCCCATCTTCTTTTGTTGATTTTTTTTCAATCATTTTTGATCACAAAACGGTCTATGTGCCAAAATTAGTTTAAAGAAGACGAAAACTTACTGAAACCGCTCTGCAGTAAAAAATTGTGTTAAATAAAATATGAACAATAACAATCGTAGATAATAGAACGGCCATGAATACACAAAACTAGAAGTAACCAAATAATATCTAATTATGTGCTTGCTGAGTTGTTACTTAAGGCGTATGTCAATTTTTCTTGAGTCAAGAATAAATCAAATGATGTGGTTTTTGTCAAATTTTCTTGAGAAAAATCCTTTTTAATCCTTATTACGCAAATATTATGATATGATTGTTAAAGTCAATAAAATTTTAACTTCATTTTTTCATGCATTACTAATAGCCATAGTTATTTGTAGCTTCATACAAACTACATTCCCAATAGTTTTTGTCCAGTCAGGGTTGGTTATTGTAATTGATTCGGACACTACTTGGACAATGGCAAACAGCCCCTTCAATATTACTGGACCCCTGCTCGTGAGTAATGGTGTGTCTTTAACAATTGAACCGGGTGTGACTGTGAATTTCATGGATTATGATTATTACATGCAAATAAATGGGACATTAATTGCAAAAGGAGAGAGCGGTAACCCCATTTACTTCAACAATGGCAATGAAATACAGTTCACAAAAGAAAGTGCAGGTTGGAACGAACAAACAAATACGGGTTCGATACTCGAAAAGGCGATTTTAACAAATATTAGTGTAAGAACTTACGGCTCACCTAAAATAAATAACAATACTATTGTTGGTTCTATCAGAATCGAAGGAAGTGCTCTTTCAATCACAAATAATCAAATCAAAGGGAGTGTTTCTGTTAAAAATGGGTCACCTAAAATTACTAACAACATAATTGACACTAATCCAGGAACAGATTGGGTGGGTCGTCCAAATTATTCCCAGTATGGAATAAACATAGAGGGTGAAAACACCGCATACATTGCTAACAATGACATTACATCCCCATTCACAGGTGCAGCCATCAAAATAAGTGATGGAACACCTACAATTGAAAGAAATTTCGTGACAAACACATACGGGTATGGTCATGAGGGCTACCCACAATCAGGAATCCAAATATCTAGCGACGCCAAGCCCTTAATTCAAAACAACACAATAACAAAAAGTTCCATCGGTATTACGTGCTATTCTTCATTTGGAACAATAATATACAACAATATTTTCAACAATACTAACTACAACATTTACACAGAATCAAATGTAGCGAACGAAGTTAATGCCCCCTACAACTGGTGGGGAACCACAGACACCCAAGCAATCAACGCAACAATTTACGATTACAAATACGATTTTAACATAGCCAAACTAAACTTCACTCCAATACTAACTGAAGAAAATCCCAAGGCACAACCAGAATACACAACCCCAATCCCTGAGTTTCCCTCATGGACAATTTTGCCTTTGGCAGCAGTAATAATTCTGGTAGCCATAATTTTTAAAAAAAAAATCCCGTGAAAAAAACTACTGAAGAGAACTTAGTTACCGTCAAGGCGTTTGTCCAAAAAACTGTCTAGTTCAGTTGGAGTTGCCTTCAGAAGTATTGATTGATTATCTTGAAGTCCATACGATACCATGAAATCGTTTCCAAAACGTGCCAGCCCGCGTTCAAATACGACTTTAGAGCCAGAAGCCAGCCATGGAAGATCTTGGTTGCACATATTTTTTGCTTCTACTGCGGCATCAATGAATGGCTTACTTGAAACTCGCAAGGGCGTATAAGGAAACCGTGTTGAAACGGTCATTATATACGTTTTGTAACGTCGCTTTTTCCGGTATGTTTTGTAGGTGTGAAACATTCCGATTGCCTCGTCTTCTGAGAATTTTATGAACCGCGTCCCCCCATGGGGTTTACTGGGCAATAATGGATTATGACCTAAATCGGTTTTGATTTTGTGAAATGTATCATCAACAAGTTTTACCAAAATAAATGGGTTAATCGAGTAAACAAAAAGATCCTCTCCAGTAAACTGTAGGGGACTAAAGTTTTTGTTACAGAAATGAAAACTAGATTTCTTTTTCAATCCGTCAATAGGCTTTGTATTTAGAAGTTTTCCAAGGGAAACACAACCATTTGAAATTGATACAGTGTAACTTTTGTTTTGTCCAAAAACAAGACAAATAACTCCCTCATTTTTTCTGTAAAGTGTGTAATCATTTAGACCATTTAAAAAAGGAACTTCAAGAAACTGCTCAAGCCGCAACTGTTCATTAAGCCTAAAAAGATATGACCTGCAAGACAGCAAATATTTTTTGTCATACCAACGTCGAGCAATTCCAAGCATTCCTTTGTTGTACTCAACAATGGAGGGGTTGCATAATGTGTCATGGTTACTAAATAGTTGTATTTGTTTCATAA
Encoded here:
- a CDS encoding right-handed parallel beta-helix repeat-containing protein, whose product is MIVKVNKILTSFFHALLIAIVICSFIQTTFPIVFVQSGLVIVIDSDTTWTMANSPFNITGPLLVSNGVSLTIEPGVTVNFMDYDYYMQINGTLIAKGESGNPIYFNNGNEIQFTKESAGWNEQTNTGSILEKAILTNISVRTYGSPKINNNTIVGSIRIEGSALSITNNQIKGSVSVKNGSPKITNNIIDTNPGTDWVGRPNYSQYGINIEGENTAYIANNDITSPFTGAAIKISDGTPTIERNFVTNTYGYGHEGYPQSGIQISSDAKPLIQNNTITKSSIGITCYSSFGTIIYNNIFNNTNYNIYTESNVANEVNAPYNWWGTTDTQAINATIYDYKYDFNIAKLNFTPILTEENPKAQPEYTTPIPEFPSWTILPLAAVIILVAIIFKKKIP